The following coding sequences are from one Candidatus Schekmanbacteria bacterium window:
- a CDS encoding zinc ribbon domain-containing protein translates to MFCIECGKQIPDCSTVCPECGQVLKITKITPSYRSTIKGFFGLLFSFISMPIKTLKLTVNELKELGNQGKLDVDSTNIPHLTWLGIAGRMIISIIIIGTVIFGFASGINYLTQIRRSMGNAIGGLIGSIIGGLFLAIFLDWLFSLSLEMMQIFVNISNDIKKLSNK, encoded by the coding sequence ATGTTTTGTATAGAATGTGGCAAGCAAATTCCTGATTGTAGTACAGTCTGTCCTGAATGTGGACAGGTATTAAAAATAACGAAAATTACTCCTTCTTATAGAAGTACAATAAAAGGTTTTTTTGGTTTATTATTTTCATTTATCTCAATGCCTATTAAAACTTTGAAATTAACAGTAAATGAACTAAAAGAATTAGGTAATCAAGGCAAACTAGATGTAGATTCTACCAATATTCCACATCTTACATGGTTGGGAATTGCAGGACGTATGATTATAAGTATTATAATTATAGGAACAGTAATTTTTGGATTTGCCTCTGGAATAAATTATCTTACACAGATAAGGCGTTCAATGGGTAATGCAATTGGCGGATTAATTGGATCCATAATCGGAGGTTTATTCCTTGCTATATTTTTAGATTGGTTGTTTTCTTTATCCCTGGAAATGATGCAAATTTTTGTCAATATTTCAAATGATATTAAAAAGTTATCGAACAAATAG
- a CDS encoding DUF1425 domain-containing protein gives MNSIKVVVLYVSLMFAVVLLGCTTTSNGPIDSGPFIDDSNPRATLILGSKKLLNKVKIMNPRFRVLGQLTQAEVTVQNLSENRYTLEYKCDWYASEGSLVNSLNVWNRFTLTPHQTQSFQFMGKTPEAVKIVFTVRFPDDVFIENYKQRNK, from the coding sequence ATGAATAGTATTAAAGTAGTTGTTCTATATGTCAGCTTAATGTTTGCCGTAGTATTATTAGGATGTACGACGACTTCAAATGGACCTATAGATTCAGGACCCTTCATAGATGATAGTAACCCAAGAGCTACCCTTATCCTTGGTTCTAAAAAACTCTTAAATAAGGTAAAAATTATGAATCCGCGATTTAGAGTTCTTGGTCAATTAACACAAGCTGAAGTTACCGTACAGAATTTATCAGAAAATAGATATACTCTGGAATATAAATGTGACTGGTATGCTAGTGAAGGATCTTTAGTCAATAGTCTCAACGTTTGGAATCGTTTTACCTTGACTCCTCATCAGACCCAGAGTTTCCAGTTTATGGGAAAAACACCTGAAGCAGTTAAGATAGTTTTTACGGTTCGATTCCCTGACGATGTTTTTATTGAAAACTATAAACAAAGAAATAAATGA
- a CDS encoding IS256 family transposase encodes LGLPYSKDELEKIEDDILKRLEEFKTKELPEDAFVLYIDAYHGKLKESSGKVRKCCIYTVLGIDLEGNREVYGFYIVMGSENKDEWIKIFNDLISRGLKRILLIVSDDFSGLDGAIEAIFPKTDHQLCFVHLQRNVKRNMSKEDSKEFNRKLRETYIYYSNNFEEAKDKLDNILEEYKNRYPSFISYLLKKEGKYLSFMKYPQRVRRSIYTTNIIENFNSLLERIRHRLGGYFASKQILGINVMLQCEKLEKTKWKKPHPIIRGELYEINQIFNLRFYENNMNLKTVKNSQTQCS; translated from the coding sequence AACTTGGATTGCCTTATTCAAAAGATGAGCTTGAAAAGATTGAAGATGACATTTTAAAGCGTTTAGAGGAATTTAAAACAAAAGAACTTCCAGAGGATGCTTTTGTTTTATACATTGATGCTTACCATGGGAAACTCAAAGAAAGTTCCGGGAAAGTGCGCAAATGCTGTATTTACACCGTACTTGGCATAGATTTGGAAGGCAACCGGGAAGTATACGGTTTTTATATCGTTATGGGCTCAGAAAACAAGGACGAATGGATAAAAATATTTAATGATCTAATCTCAAGAGGACTCAAACGGATATTATTGATTGTTTCAGATGACTTCTCAGGGCTTGATGGGGCAATTGAGGCAATATTTCCAAAAACAGACCATCAGCTCTGTTTTGTACATCTTCAGCGCAATGTAAAAAGAAATATGTCTAAAGAAGATTCAAAGGAATTTAATCGCAAGTTAAGAGAGACCTACATCTATTATAGTAATAACTTTGAGGAAGCAAAAGATAAACTTGATAATATTCTTGAAGAATATAAAAACAGATATCCTTCATTTATTTCGTATCTTTTGAAAAAAGAAGGGAAATACCTCTCCTTTATGAAATATCCTCAAAGAGTAAGAAGAAGCATTTATACAACAAACATTATAGAAAACTTTAATTCGCTACTTGAAAGAATCAGACACAGACTCGGCGGATACTTTGCCTCTAAACAAATCCTTGGAATCAATGTAATGCTTCAATGTGAAAAATTAGAAAAAACAAAATGGAAAAAACCTCACCCAATAATAAGAGGGGAACTCTATGAAATTAACCAGATCTTTAACCTCAGATTCTATGAAAATAACATGAATTTGAAAACAGTTAAAAACTCGCAGACACAATGTTCTTGA